Proteins encoded within one genomic window of Haladaptatus sp. QDMS2:
- a CDS encoding AMP-binding protein, translating to MSYDRPWFREYEQFGIPETLAPYPDEPVHSLLEQAAERYPAQGLVQFGQQYTFPEVLDHVERLATALRDRGVEKGSRVATILPTSAQFVIADKAISRAGGVHIPNDFLDAEEDLVYRLERGDPEVLIGQDKHRELVLSLRDELGLDDVILTDIEDYSQDPPVTHDEVPGVEWLPEVIAETDPNPPDLDFDVDEDVHTLLFTGGTTGLPKGCMLTHKNVLTNAYQGVASQSQMANMMRGEESAVMALPMYHSYGYSVTNVLLELGVNLLVVPDARDTDQMVEYIQEWQAIIMLGVPTQFMEIVKGELDTDVIGISGSAPLADETKRQFEEKSKGVSQGYGLSEMSPITTFNTRGLQDMLLGRDTREDGFDKPTIGVPVPDTEIKLVDVDSGEVIPLDEAVAEEREGELYVNGPQRMKGYLDESKNPFDDEGYVSTGDIAMLDSWGRLYIVDRVKHMINVSGLKVYSEELDEILFGHPAVERPATVGVPDPERPGSERVKVFVELDEAYDGTVEAGDIVEFLDGKVAAHAVPSEVEFVDELPLTDIGKTDKKALKERAA from the coding sequence ATGTCTTACGACCGACCCTGGTTTCGCGAATACGAGCAGTTCGGTATTCCAGAGACGCTCGCCCCCTACCCCGACGAACCGGTCCATTCGCTGCTAGAACAGGCCGCAGAACGCTATCCAGCGCAGGGCCTGGTGCAGTTCGGCCAGCAGTACACCTTTCCTGAGGTGCTCGACCACGTCGAACGACTGGCCACTGCACTGCGCGACCGCGGCGTGGAGAAAGGGAGCAGAGTCGCCACAATTCTGCCGACCTCGGCGCAGTTCGTCATCGCGGACAAGGCCATCTCGCGGGCCGGCGGGGTCCACATCCCGAACGACTTCCTCGACGCAGAGGAGGATCTCGTCTATCGCCTCGAACGGGGCGACCCGGAAGTCCTCATCGGCCAGGACAAACATCGCGAACTGGTCCTCTCGTTGCGGGACGAACTCGGCCTCGACGACGTGATTCTCACCGACATCGAAGACTACAGTCAGGACCCGCCCGTGACACACGACGAGGTGCCGGGCGTCGAGTGGTTGCCCGAGGTCATCGCGGAGACCGACCCGAACCCTCCCGACCTGGACTTCGACGTAGACGAGGACGTTCACACGCTCCTGTTCACCGGGGGCACGACGGGCCTCCCGAAGGGGTGTATGCTGACCCACAAAAACGTGCTCACGAACGCTTATCAGGGAGTGGCCAGCCAGTCACAGATGGCGAACATGATGCGCGGCGAGGAGTCGGCGGTGATGGCGCTGCCGATGTACCACTCCTACGGCTACTCGGTCACGAACGTGCTCCTGGAATTGGGGGTGAATCTACTGGTCGTCCCCGACGCCCGGGACACGGACCAGATGGTCGAGTACATCCAGGAGTGGCAGGCCATCATCATGCTCGGCGTGCCGACGCAGTTCATGGAAATCGTGAAAGGAGAACTTGACACAGACGTCATCGGTATCTCTGGCTCTGCCCCGCTCGCGGACGAGACCAAACGCCAGTTCGAGGAAAAGAGCAAGGGCGTCTCGCAGGGCTACGGACTCTCCGAGATGTCCCCGATTACCACGTTCAACACGCGCGGCTTGCAGGACATGCTCCTCGGTCGGGACACCCGCGAGGATGGGTTCGACAAACCGACCATCGGCGTGCCAGTTCCGGATACGGAAATCAAACTCGTGGACGTGGACTCCGGCGAGGTGATTCCGCTGGACGAGGCCGTCGCCGAGGAGCGCGAGGGCGAACTCTACGTCAATGGCCCCCAGCGGATGAAGGGCTATCTGGACGAGTCGAAAAATCCCTTCGACGACGAGGGGTACGTCAGCACTGGCGACATCGCGATGCTCGACTCGTGGGGGCGGCTGTACATCGTTGATAGAGTCAAGCACATGATTAACGTCAGTGGGCTCAAGGTGTACTCAGAGGAGTTAGACGAGATTCTGTTCGGCCATCCGGCGGTCGAACGACCGGCCACCGTCGGCGTTCCGGACCCAGAGCGGCCCGGCAGCGAGCGCGTGAAGGTGTTCGTCGAACTCGACGAGGCGTACGACGGAACCGTCGAAGCTGGAGACATCGTCGAGTTCCTCGACGGAAAGGTCGCCGCCCACGCCGTTCCGAGCGAGGTGGAATTCGTAGACGAACTCCCACTGACCGACATCGGGAAGACCGACAAGAAGGCCCTGAAGGAGCGTGCGGCTTGA
- a CDS encoding 2Fe-2S iron-sulfur cluster-binding protein: protein MTDYTVEFVGTGEEITVSDKQTILKRCLEEGIAQEYSCRVGMCLACSAEIVEGDVAQPAARGLTDEEREDFALTCMARPLSDLKLDRGKYPPSIEDDATSDASAEPAAADD, encoded by the coding sequence ATGACCGATTACACCGTCGAGTTTGTCGGCACGGGCGAGGAGATCACCGTCTCCGACAAGCAAACCATCCTCAAGCGATGTCTCGAAGAGGGGATTGCCCAGGAGTACTCCTGTCGCGTCGGCATGTGTCTCGCCTGTTCTGCCGAAATCGTCGAGGGCGACGTGGCCCAACCGGCCGCCCGCGGCCTCACCGACGAGGAGCGCGAGGACTTCGCGCTCACTTGCATGGCTCGCCCGCTCTCGGACCTGAAGCTCGACCGCGGCAAGTACCCGCCGAGCATCGAAGACGACGCTACCTCCGACGCGAGTGCAGAACCCGCCGCCGCAGACGACTAA
- a CDS encoding geranylgeranyl reductase family protein, which translates to MTTYSPDVAIVGAGTSGCYAAATLAKAGYDVVVVERKTEQEAGHIACGDALKGADAFPEAIPKQKIMPAFTNTDVDHGRFEIPQEDVVLDIPIPGELAVIDRWEYGRLIIKGAKEAGATFHYDTVVQDVTQEETGRVTGLRGKRKGDAVEYDVEITIDAAGALSLLQDKVDFTGSTFDTNVSYSQFCSAYREIIEVPNEVEWSDALVFKPTKRAAGYLWYFPRTGTEINAGLGFQMTEQPMKLVEDLKQDLRNRPEFKGGKVTDKLGAALPTRRPYDSAVAQGYMAIGDAAGHVNPTTGGGIAGAAYAGKYAGEQAIKALEQGEVTEEILWRYNTRIMEHFGGRYAALDIYNIFTTAYDSDVLQGLMAALPMDKLSEALYSGSASIGMGLKLQTALKSYGYWGTLYDLYKTKNLADELLTHYEAYPSSPTGFESWKTKRDRIMDDIYATTGADPKY; encoded by the coding sequence ATGACCACGTATTCTCCTGACGTTGCCATCGTTGGCGCAGGCACGTCGGGTTGCTACGCCGCGGCGACGCTCGCAAAGGCGGGCTACGACGTCGTCGTCGTCGAGCGAAAAACGGAGCAGGAAGCGGGACACATCGCCTGCGGTGACGCGCTCAAGGGGGCAGACGCCTTCCCGGAGGCCATTCCGAAGCAGAAGATAATGCCGGCGTTCACGAACACGGACGTGGACCACGGCCGGTTCGAGATACCACAGGAGGACGTCGTTCTCGACATCCCGATTCCGGGGGAGCTCGCCGTCATCGACCGCTGGGAGTACGGACGACTCATCATCAAGGGCGCAAAAGAGGCGGGCGCCACCTTCCACTACGACACCGTCGTCCAGGACGTGACCCAGGAAGAGACCGGCCGCGTGACGGGTCTCCGCGGGAAACGAAAGGGTGACGCGGTGGAGTACGACGTGGAGATCACCATCGACGCGGCGGGTGCGCTCTCGCTGCTCCAGGACAAGGTGGACTTCACCGGCTCTACGTTCGACACGAACGTCTCCTACTCGCAGTTCTGTTCTGCCTACCGCGAAATCATCGAGGTACCAAACGAAGTCGAGTGGAGCGACGCACTCGTGTTCAAGCCGACGAAGCGCGCGGCGGGCTACCTCTGGTACTTCCCGCGGACGGGCACGGAAATCAACGCCGGGCTCGGCTTCCAGATGACCGAACAGCCGATGAAGCTCGTCGAAGACCTGAAACAGGACCTGCGCAATCGCCCCGAGTTCAAGGGCGGGAAGGTCACCGACAAACTCGGCGCGGCGCTCCCGACCCGCCGACCCTACGACTCGGCGGTCGCCCAGGGCTACATGGCCATCGGTGACGCCGCAGGCCACGTCAACCCCACCACCGGCGGCGGCATCGCCGGGGCCGCCTACGCCGGCAAGTACGCGGGCGAACAGGCCATCAAGGCACTCGAGCAGGGCGAGGTTACAGAGGAGATTCTCTGGCGGTACAACACCCGCATCATGGAGCACTTCGGCGGACGCTACGCCGCCCTCGACATCTACAACATCTTCACGACGGCCTACGACTCAGACGTGCTGCAGGGGTTAATGGCCGCCCTGCCGATGGACAAACTCTCCGAAGCGCTCTACTCGGGCAGCGCGAGCATCGGGATGGGCCTCAAACTCCAGACCGCGCTCAAAAGCTACGGCTACTGGGGGACGCTCTACGACCTCTACAAGACGAAAAATCTCGCAGACGAGCTATTGACCCACTACGAAGCCTACCCGTCCTCGCCGACCGGCTTCGAGTCCTGGAAGACCAAGCGCGACCGCATCATGGACGACATCTACGCGACGACCGGCGCGGACCCCAAATACTGA
- a CDS encoding methylated-DNA--[protein]-cysteine S-methyltransferase — MHVTIFDTEVTIDESLVDESTAEIERQVREYEAGERTDFDLTVAYPDDYTGRVMRAMSEIPYGEVRTYGDVASSIDSGARAVGGACARNPVPLVVPCHRIVRTDGIGNFAYPGLKEQLLGLEGADV, encoded by the coding sequence ATGCACGTCACCATCTTCGACACGGAGGTCACGATAGACGAGTCGCTCGTCGACGAATCGACCGCGGAAATCGAGCGACAGGTCCGTGAGTACGAGGCCGGCGAACGAACCGACTTCGACCTCACCGTCGCGTATCCCGACGACTACACCGGTCGCGTGATGCGGGCGATGAGCGAGATTCCCTACGGCGAAGTGCGGACGTACGGCGACGTGGCGTCGAGCATCGATTCGGGAGCGCGTGCGGTCGGCGGGGCGTGTGCGCGAAACCCGGTGCCACTCGTCGTTCCGTGTCACCGCATCGTCCGCACCGACGGTATCGGGAACTTCGCGTACCCGGGGCTCAAAGAACAGTTGCTCGGCCTCGAAGGCGCTGACGTTTAA
- a CDS encoding plastocyanin/azurin family copper-binding protein yields MVGDQYSRRAFLRTAATAPILAATAATASAQETTPTTHTVDMTDGLVFAPDTLTISPGDTVVWENVGNVGHSVTAYEDELPTDAAYWASGGFSSESAARSGYPQQGNVAGGESYQHRFDVEGQYGYFCIPHESTGMLGQISVQVGGAPTPGPAPQPVPSGAVVIGIATTIALVTVLLFAFFLLKYGGDYEGDDKGFARPR; encoded by the coding sequence ATGGTGGGGGACCAGTACTCCCGGAGGGCCTTCCTCCGCACCGCAGCCACAGCACCGATTCTCGCAGCGACCGCCGCGACGGCGAGCGCACAGGAGACGACGCCGACGACGCACACCGTCGATATGACCGACGGACTGGTGTTCGCTCCCGATACGCTCACAATCTCGCCCGGTGACACCGTCGTCTGGGAAAACGTCGGCAACGTCGGCCACTCGGTGACCGCGTACGAAGATGAACTCCCGACGGACGCCGCCTACTGGGCGAGCGGCGGTTTTTCGAGCGAATCCGCCGCACGGTCCGGCTATCCACAGCAGGGGAACGTCGCCGGCGGGGAGTCTTACCAGCACAGGTTCGACGTCGAGGGGCAGTACGGCTACTTCTGTATCCCGCACGAATCGACTGGAATGCTCGGGCAAATCTCGGTGCAGGTCGGCGGTGCACCCACGCCCGGCCCCGCACCGCAACCGGTTCCCTCCGGCGCGGTCGTCATCGGCATCGCGACGACCATCGCGCTCGTCACCGTCCTCCTGTTCGCGTTCTTCCTGCTCAAGTACGGCGGCGATTACGAGGGTGACGATAAAGGATTTGCACGCCCCCGCTGA
- a CDS encoding amidohydrolase, which translates to MQQSVPDHLVSLRRDLHRHPEPAWREFYTTSRIVDELERIGVDQLYVGKAALGTEHGDLRLAVPDDDVLDEWFEQARAEGAREDVLEQTKGGYTGALAVLEKGDGPTIALRVDIDALPQRESDDPNHVPAAEGFRSEHEGAMHACGHDAHVTFGIGVLEQIKESDFSGTFKLFFQPAEEVIGGGKPMAKSGHLDDVDYLLGVHVGLDHPTGEVVAGIDGFLAVNHFNVEFTGLPAHAGAAPDEGHNAVQALATAIQNCYAIPRHQDGATRVNCGVVGGGTAANIIPESAFMHVEVRGRTTELMGYMKEKAVRVIESAADMYECDVEFTEIGEAPSAESDQSLVDIVNEVAGNSPLVSSTMERDTLGGSEDATFLMQEVQDNGGEAAYVCIGTSHPTGHHTATFDVEEESIDVAVDVLSKSILEIAARRP; encoded by the coding sequence CGTCGACCAGCTTTACGTCGGCAAAGCTGCGCTCGGAACCGAACACGGCGACCTACGACTCGCGGTTCCAGACGACGACGTCCTCGACGAATGGTTCGAACAGGCCCGCGCCGAGGGCGCACGCGAGGACGTGCTCGAACAGACCAAGGGCGGGTACACCGGCGCGCTCGCGGTCCTCGAAAAGGGTGACGGACCGACTATCGCCCTCCGCGTGGACATCGACGCGCTGCCCCAGCGAGAGTCCGACGACCCGAACCACGTTCCGGCAGCGGAGGGCTTTCGGTCGGAACACGAGGGCGCGATGCACGCCTGCGGTCACGACGCCCACGTCACCTTCGGCATCGGCGTTCTGGAACAGATAAAAGAGAGCGACTTTTCCGGGACGTTCAAGCTGTTCTTCCAGCCCGCAGAGGAGGTCATTGGCGGTGGCAAGCCGATGGCGAAAAGCGGGCACCTCGACGACGTGGACTACCTGCTCGGCGTTCACGTCGGCTTGGACCACCCAACTGGCGAGGTCGTGGCGGGCATCGACGGCTTCCTCGCGGTGAACCACTTCAACGTGGAGTTCACGGGCCTGCCAGCCCACGCCGGGGCCGCTCCCGACGAAGGACACAATGCGGTGCAGGCACTCGCCACCGCCATCCAGAACTGCTACGCGATTCCTCGCCACCAGGACGGCGCGACCCGGGTGAACTGCGGCGTCGTCGGCGGTGGCACGGCCGCGAACATCATCCCCGAGTCGGCCTTCATGCACGTCGAGGTGCGCGGGCGGACGACCGAACTCATGGGGTACATGAAGGAGAAGGCAGTTCGCGTCATCGAGTCGGCCGCGGACATGTACGAGTGTGACGTGGAATTCACGGAAATCGGCGAAGCCCCGAGCGCGGAGAGCGACCAGTCGCTCGTCGACATCGTGAACGAAGTCGCCGGCAACTCACCGCTCGTCTCTTCAACGATGGAGCGCGACACGCTCGGCGGCAGCGAGGACGCGACGTTCCTCATGCAGGAGGTCCAGGACAACGGCGGCGAGGCAGCCTACGTCTGCATCGGCACGTCCCATCCGACGGGCCACCACACCGCGACGTTCGACGTCGAAGAGGAGAGCATCGACGTCGCGGTCGACGTGCTCTCTAAGTCGATTCTCGAAATCGCCGCTCGCCGTCCGTAG